One genomic segment of Rhodohalobacter mucosus includes these proteins:
- a CDS encoding tetratricopeptide repeat protein yields MLPTVVLGLLLFAGGVESSAAITAQHESTPSDSTTTLLADSRFNEGVDAFYRTDWQTADSVFSELKKEHPDDPMPWFFSSMMPFWEYFFIEQTPENAAEFLEESEVAVKLSEQQLDRQPSDTTMVLLLSGLHGYRSLVAAGESEYRVAISSGLAGFNFTRKLLSLGSDRPDARIGRGMFYYMVGSIPREMRWASNMVGFRADAEQGFDELKRAAESDSHVSIDAKMMLMYLYNKEERFNESLEYAEKLTNEFPGNIIFRYKTAEIHENAGNIDQAIAFYEDVTQMNNSGFGRIRSLSSEKIRELSGMAD; encoded by the coding sequence ATGTTACCTACTGTAGTTCTTGGATTACTGCTGTTTGCCGGCGGTGTTGAAAGCTCCGCAGCGATCACTGCGCAGCATGAATCAACACCATCAGACAGCACAACCACTCTGCTAGCCGACAGCAGATTTAATGAAGGCGTGGATGCCTTTTACAGAACAGACTGGCAAACGGCAGATTCCGTTTTCAGCGAGCTTAAGAAGGAACACCCCGACGACCCGATGCCCTGGTTTTTTTCGTCCATGATGCCGTTCTGGGAGTATTTTTTTATTGAACAGACGCCGGAAAATGCGGCAGAGTTTCTGGAAGAGTCCGAAGTAGCCGTCAAGCTGAGCGAACAGCAGTTAGACCGCCAGCCAAGCGATACAACAATGGTGCTTTTGCTCAGCGGACTGCACGGCTACCGCAGTCTTGTAGCTGCAGGGGAGAGTGAATACCGGGTTGCTATCAGCAGCGGTCTTGCAGGATTTAACTTCACGCGCAAGTTGCTCTCGCTGGGCTCCGATCGTCCGGATGCCCGGATCGGACGCGGCATGTTCTATTACATGGTGGGAAGCATACCGCGAGAAATGCGGTGGGCAAGCAACATGGTTGGGTTCAGGGCGGATGCGGAACAGGGATTTGATGAACTGAAAAGGGCGGCCGAAAGTGACAGCCACGTAAGCATCGACGCCAAAATGATGCTTATGTACCTCTACAACAAGGAGGAGAGATTTAATGAATCGCTTGAATATGCAGAGAAGCTGACCAATGAATTTCCCGGAAATATCATATTCAGGTATAAAACGGCTGAAATTCATGAGAATGCCGGCAACATTGATCAGGCGATCGCGTTTTACGAAGATGTTACTCAGATGAATAACAGCGGTTTCGGCAGAATACGAAGCCTCAGCAGTGAAAAGATTCGTGAGTTATCGGGCATGGCTGATTAA